Proteins encoded together in one Halomicrobium urmianum window:
- a CDS encoding Gfo/Idh/MocA family protein — protein MVTSTRFAVAGIGAVAELHAESIGDLENATLVAGSCRTTEKGRAFADEYDCEWYEETESMLDETEPDVLAVCTPSGSHLEPTKAAAERGIDILCEKPLEISTKRIDEMLEAVDEAGVRLGGVFPQRYNPVVQQLRDAAADDRFGDLSVVNTYVPWWRDDEYYGPDRWQGTEALDGGGALMNQSIHGIDAIQWLAGTAMSDLDGDVNPVEEVFAYTATRAHDSDLIEVEDTAVAVLKYRNGAVGQILGATSMYPGSLKRIQIAGRDGTAELLEDELVTWQFREESGDDEEIRGEFGEETDSGGGAADPMSIDYSNHRRNIGDFLDAISTDDPYMLDGTEARKAVEIIESIYESAETGQPVEIPR, from the coding sequence ATGGTCACATCAACTCGTTTCGCTGTCGCTGGTATCGGTGCCGTAGCAGAGTTGCACGCGGAGTCTATCGGCGATCTGGAGAACGCGACACTTGTCGCCGGCTCCTGTCGGACGACAGAGAAGGGCCGTGCCTTTGCAGACGAATATGACTGTGAGTGGTACGAGGAGACCGAGTCGATGCTCGACGAGACCGAACCCGACGTCCTCGCTGTCTGCACACCCAGTGGGAGCCACCTCGAACCGACGAAAGCTGCAGCAGAACGCGGGATAGATATCCTCTGTGAGAAACCACTCGAAATATCGACCAAACGCATCGACGAGATGCTCGAAGCGGTTGACGAGGCTGGCGTCCGTCTCGGCGGAGTTTTCCCCCAGCGGTACAATCCCGTTGTCCAGCAGCTTCGCGACGCGGCAGCCGACGACCGCTTCGGTGACCTATCGGTGGTCAACACGTACGTGCCGTGGTGGCGTGACGACGAGTACTACGGACCGGATCGCTGGCAGGGGACCGAAGCTCTCGATGGGGGAGGCGCACTCATGAACCAGTCTATCCACGGCATCGACGCGATCCAGTGGCTCGCGGGCACTGCGATGTCCGACCTCGACGGTGACGTCAATCCCGTCGAGGAAGTATTCGCGTACACGGCAACACGCGCCCACGACTCGGATCTCATCGAAGTCGAGGACACCGCTGTCGCCGTACTGAAGTACCGCAACGGCGCAGTCGGTCAGATTCTCGGAGCCACCTCAATGTATCCCGGCTCGCTCAAGCGGATCCAGATCGCCGGCCGCGACGGCACGGCTGAACTGCTCGAAGACGAACTCGTCACGTGGCAGTTCCGCGAGGAGTCCGGAGACGACGAGGAGATCCGTGGGGAGTTCGGCGAAGAGACCGACTCCGGTGGCGGTGCGGCCGACCCGATGTCCATCGACTACAGCAACCACCGCCGGAACATCGGTGACTTCCTCGACGCAATCTCCACGGATGATCCATACATGCTCGACGGGACCGAGGCCCGCAAGGCGGTCGAGATCATCGAGTCGATCTACGAGTCGGCCGAGACCGGTCAGCCGGTCGAGATACCGCGATAG
- a CDS encoding ABC transporter ATP-binding protein, with product MQGQTDEQQGRSRARETTDRSDQAIVEMRGATVTFDMERGQSRVLDDVDLTVNRGEVLGVVGESGSGKSMLASAFLDAVVDPGQLTGEITYHPDDGESIAIRDLSEKELRNVRWEEISMVFQGAMSSFNPTMGIREHFELVLEAHGVDKQEGMDRAGNLLQDLHLDPDHVLDAYPHELSGGMQQRALIALSVVLEPKVLVMDEPTAALDLLMQRSILSLINELKENYDLTIVFITHDLPLVAKLADRIGVMYAFDLVELGETERMVSNASHPYTRALIRSTPTINATFEEMEIVEGSSPDPIETPSGCAYHPRCPLSDEQCATQDPELVDVQDDSTDMRHKAACHYWEDAASAVSFDIQNYIKDDTDTDIQEMREAMEGRQ from the coding sequence ATGCAAGGACAAACCGACGAGCAGCAAGGACGGAGCAGAGCGCGAGAAACGACGGATCGCAGCGACCAAGCGATCGTGGAAATGCGCGGCGCGACGGTGACGTTCGACATGGAACGCGGGCAGTCGCGTGTCCTCGACGATGTTGATCTCACCGTTAATCGAGGTGAAGTGCTGGGCGTCGTCGGCGAAAGCGGTAGCGGAAAGTCCATGCTCGCCTCTGCATTCCTCGACGCCGTCGTCGATCCCGGACAGCTCACCGGAGAGATAACCTATCACCCGGACGACGGTGAGTCGATAGCGATCCGGGACCTCTCGGAGAAGGAACTCCGGAACGTCCGCTGGGAGGAAATTTCGATGGTGTTCCAGGGAGCGATGAGCTCGTTCAACCCCACCATGGGGATCAGAGAACACTTCGAGCTCGTACTCGAAGCCCACGGCGTGGACAAACAGGAGGGGATGGATCGCGCTGGCAATCTCCTGCAGGATCTCCACCTAGACCCGGATCACGTCCTCGACGCCTATCCCCATGAACTCAGCGGTGGCATGCAGCAGCGCGCCCTCATCGCCCTGAGCGTTGTCCTTGAACCGAAAGTCCTCGTGATGGACGAGCCGACTGCCGCGCTGGATCTGCTGATGCAGCGATCGATCCTGAGCCTGATAAACGAGCTGAAGGAGAACTACGATCTGACGATCGTGTTCATCACCCACGACCTTCCTCTGGTCGCAAAGTTAGCCGATCGGATCGGGGTGATGTACGCGTTCGACCTTGTCGAACTGGGCGAGACAGAGCGCATGGTTTCCAACGCATCCCACCCGTACACGCGGGCGCTCATTCGATCGACACCGACGATCAACGCTACCTTCGAGGAGATGGAGATCGTAGAGGGATCGAGCCCAGATCCGATCGAAACCCCCTCCGGCTGTGCGTATCACCCGAGGTGCCCCTTGAGTGACGAACAGTGTGCCACGCAAGATCCGGAGTTAGTCGACGTACAGGACGACAGCACCGACATGCGACATAAAGCCGCGTGTCACTACTGGGAAGATGCGGCCAGCGCGGTCTCGTTCGACATCCAGAATTACATCAAGGACGATACGGACACGGACATCCAGGAGATGCGTGAAGCGATGGAGGGCCGACAATGA
- a CDS encoding ABC transporter ATP-binding protein: protein MSRRHQVDERSEVQADDQPLISIDGLTVEFENDSGIVERYFGDPDVVQAVTDVSVDIFEEDVLALVGESGCGKTTLGKAAIGLIEPSSGSIRYRGQDIWEAKRGDGSVPYEEIRRSLQIIHQDPGSSLNPNQKVISTLALPLKKWSPELSHEDRQARIYSLLERVGMTPPEDFAHRYPHQLSGGEKQRVALIRALMMNPDLILADEAISALDVSLRVEMMDLMLELQEIFNTSYLFISHDLSNARYLAEQSGGKIGVMYMGQIVEVGTVDQIMKNPQHPYTKILLWATPDLNPWEEDIAEPPLRTVDVPDPANPPEGCRFHTRCPFAREECKTQPGTMEVEEQHEVSCFRADPDHDYWHSEPLADAE, encoded by the coding sequence ATGAGCCGACGTCACCAGGTCGACGAGCGTAGCGAGGTACAGGCTGACGATCAGCCGCTGATATCGATCGACGGACTGACGGTCGAGTTCGAGAACGACTCGGGAATCGTCGAGCGATACTTTGGAGATCCCGACGTCGTCCAGGCGGTCACAGACGTCTCGGTCGATATCTTCGAGGAAGACGTACTCGCGCTCGTCGGTGAATCCGGTTGCGGAAAGACGACGCTCGGCAAGGCAGCGATCGGTCTCATTGAGCCATCGAGCGGGAGTATCCGGTATCGCGGTCAGGACATCTGGGAAGCGAAGCGAGGAGACGGATCGGTCCCCTACGAGGAAATCCGCCGTTCGTTGCAGATTATACACCAGGACCCAGGGAGTTCGCTCAATCCGAATCAGAAGGTGATTTCAACACTGGCGCTACCGCTCAAGAAGTGGTCTCCTGAACTATCCCACGAGGACAGACAGGCCCGGATCTACTCGCTACTGGAACGCGTCGGCATGACGCCGCCGGAGGACTTCGCCCATAGATATCCCCATCAATTGAGTGGGGGAGAGAAACAACGCGTCGCACTAATCCGGGCACTGATGATGAATCCGGACCTCATACTGGCGGACGAAGCGATAAGCGCCCTCGACGTATCGCTTCGCGTGGAGATGATGGACCTGATGCTGGAACTTCAGGAAATCTTCAATACCTCCTACCTCTTCATCTCTCACGACCTCTCGAACGCCAGGTACCTAGCCGAACAGAGCGGCGGAAAGATCGGCGTCATGTACATGGGTCAGATCGTTGAGGTCGGCACCGTTGACCAGATAATGAAGAACCCCCAGCATCCATACACAAAGATCCTCCTCTGGGCGACACCCGACCTGAACCCTTGGGAGGAAGACATAGCGGAGCCACCGCTCCGGACAGTCGACGTCCCTGATCCGGCGAATCCACCGGAGGGATGTCGGTTCCACACGCGGTGTCCCTTCGCACGAGAGGAGTGCAAGACCCAACCGGGGACGATGGAAGTCGAGGAACAACACGAAGTGTCGTGTTTTCGGGCTGATCCCGACCATGACTACTGGCACTCCGAACCGCTAGCGGACGCAGAGTGA
- a CDS encoding ABC transporter permease: protein MTTKDPSSSSNIFDYDPSQSTVSRSERYRRVYDEYVRAPITILWEDWRAKAGLIITSLYLVMGIVGPHVIPKPYPNQAERYILPFQDLSYVFGTDGRGQDLLGLVVHATPDMLIMIVAGAVFSTVVATVVGIAAGYDRGQLDQILMTITDATIAIPGLIIVIVLAAIIEPSNPAIVGILLASHVWSGIARSIRSQVLSLREESYVEASQVVGLSTATILIRDLLPNVMPYILINFVNSARNIIFSSVALYFLGVLPWTNANWGVILNQAYNSPALQSLKYIHYLLIPIGTIVFFSLGLILLSQGFDRIFNPRIRARHEKSVPDESANNA from the coding sequence ATGACAACGAAAGATCCATCAAGCAGCAGTAACATATTTGATTACGATCCGTCTCAGTCGACCGTCTCCAGGTCCGAACGGTACAGACGGGTGTACGACGAATACGTCCGTGCGCCGATAACGATCCTCTGGGAGGACTGGCGGGCTAAAGCCGGGCTGATCATCACGAGTTTATATCTCGTCATGGGCATCGTCGGTCCGCACGTCATCCCGAAACCGTATCCCAATCAGGCCGAACGGTATATCCTCCCGTTCCAGGACCTCTCTTACGTCTTCGGAACGGACGGCCGGGGCCAGGATCTACTGGGGCTGGTCGTCCACGCAACGCCAGATATGCTGATAATGATCGTCGCGGGCGCAGTCTTTTCGACGGTGGTCGCGACGGTCGTCGGAATCGCCGCTGGCTACGACCGCGGACAACTCGATCAGATCCTGATGACGATCACTGACGCAACGATCGCGATTCCCGGCCTGATCATCGTCATCGTGCTAGCGGCCATCATCGAACCGAGCAATCCGGCGATCGTCGGTATCCTGCTGGCTAGTCACGTCTGGTCGGGGATCGCTCGCTCGATCCGGTCGCAGGTGCTGTCGCTCCGTGAAGAATCGTACGTTGAGGCGTCCCAGGTCGTGGGACTCTCGACGGCGACGATTCTCATCCGGGATCTCCTTCCGAACGTGATGCCGTACATCCTAATAAACTTCGTCAACTCAGCGAGGAACATTATCTTCAGTTCCGTCGCGCTGTACTTCCTCGGGGTTCTCCCGTGGACGAACGCTAACTGGGGCGTCATCCTCAATCAGGCGTACAATTCGCCGGCGCTCCAGTCGCTAAAGTACATTCACTACCTGCTGATCCCCATCGGGACGATCGTGTTCTTCTCTTTGGGGCTGATTCTCCTCTCGCAGGGGTTCGACCGGATATTCAATCCGAGGATCCGTGCCCGTCACGAGAAGAGCGTCCCGGACGAATCCGCAAATAACGCGTGA
- a CDS encoding dihydrodipicolinate synthase family protein: protein MSSSAERVRERLRGVAVGLLTPFDQHLDVEYEKIGDNAESLYDSGIRMFLAAANISEYHSLSHEERVDVTEASVDALPSDACVLAGVGGSTANAKELIRAYDRVGADAMMIMPPDHTYLHEQGLLQYYRELASVTETPLVPYVRGFDPSVSYMADLTRLDGVVGIKYALPDPVKLGAAVEAGADDVVWVDGLAEPYAVSFWAEGIEGFSAGVSNFRPEVGLELFDALSDGDWGRARKLRDACLPFQNFRDRSGHDNDIPGAVSVPTVKKGLELAGLHGGAVREPLRPLTDEEVRRVETIYDQLLDDVDQLVD from the coding sequence ATGTCGTCATCAGCCGAACGGGTACGGGAGCGTCTCCGCGGCGTCGCGGTCGGACTCCTCACGCCCTTCGATCAGCACCTCGACGTCGAGTACGAGAAGATCGGGGACAACGCGGAATCCCTCTACGACTCCGGCATTCGGATGTTCCTGGCCGCAGCGAACATCAGCGAGTACCACTCGCTGTCCCACGAGGAACGGGTCGACGTGACCGAGGCCAGCGTCGACGCGCTGCCGTCGGACGCCTGCGTCCTCGCGGGCGTCGGCGGTAGCACGGCCAACGCGAAGGAGCTGATCCGCGCGTACGACCGGGTCGGCGCCGACGCGATGATGATCATGCCCCCGGACCACACGTACCTCCACGAGCAGGGGCTGTTGCAGTACTACCGCGAGCTCGCCTCGGTGACCGAGACGCCGCTGGTTCCCTACGTTCGCGGGTTCGACCCGTCGGTGAGCTACATGGCCGACCTGACCCGCCTCGACGGCGTCGTCGGCATCAAGTACGCGCTCCCGGACCCAGTGAAGCTCGGCGCGGCGGTCGAAGCGGGCGCCGACGACGTCGTCTGGGTCGACGGACTGGCCGAACCGTACGCCGTCTCCTTCTGGGCCGAGGGGATCGAGGGCTTCTCGGCCGGCGTGAGCAACTTCCGGCCGGAGGTCGGCCTCGAACTGTTCGACGCCCTCTCCGACGGCGACTGGGGGCGCGCCCGGAAGCTCCGCGACGCCTGTCTCCCCTTCCAGAACTTCAGGGATCGATCCGGACACGACAACGACATCCCCGGCGCCGTCAGCGTGCCGACCGTCAAGAAGGGGCTGGAACTCGCTGGTCTGCACGGCGGCGCCGTCCGTGAACCGCTTCGCCCGCTGACCGACGAGGAGGTACGGCGCGTCGAGACAATCTACGATCAACTGCTCGACGACGTCGACCAGCTCGTCGACTGA
- a CDS encoding ABC transporter permease — translation MAYLAKRAGQSVITILMVITITFMLVRLMPGGPMVSLRAQLVQQGMSSTEANELIQTYLRANPQDPLYVQYFEYVTRTLQGDLGVSIWYDKPVIDIVARALPWTVFIMSSSLALSFGIGILGGAAMAYLEGSRFDVTTSLVSTFVTSVPYYLFAIGFLFLFGYQLGWFPTSGQYNYQYTPGLNIEFVGSAFRHAVLPVFSLVLTSFGNWALLMRSNSIQVLGSDYLRVARLSGLSERTIITRYVTVNAILPMYTNLMISIGFLFGGSVVLEQIFTYEGLGYFIFDAIEHRDYPLLMGGFLIITVAVVTALLIADLTYSRIDPRTATEGEAQ, via the coding sequence ATGGCATATCTGGCCAAGAGAGCAGGGCAATCTGTGATAACCATATTAATGGTTATCACGATAACGTTCATGCTGGTCCGTCTGATGCCTGGTGGCCCGATGGTGAGCCTCAGGGCACAGCTCGTCCAGCAGGGAATGTCAAGTACGGAGGCGAACGAACTGATTCAGACGTATCTCCGGGCGAATCCGCAGGACCCACTTTACGTCCAGTACTTCGAATACGTCACTCGGACCCTGCAGGGCGATCTGGGAGTATCAATCTGGTACGACAAGCCGGTCATCGACATCGTCGCCCGTGCGCTGCCATGGACGGTGTTCATCATGTCGTCCTCGCTGGCGCTCAGTTTCGGTATCGGAATCCTGGGTGGCGCTGCAATGGCCTACCTCGAGGGATCGCGATTCGACGTCACCACCTCCCTGGTTTCGACCTTCGTGACGTCCGTTCCCTACTACCTGTTCGCGATCGGGTTCCTCTTCCTCTTCGGATACCAGCTGGGCTGGTTCCCGACCAGCGGCCAGTACAATTACCAGTACACGCCCGGCCTGAACATAGAGTTCGTCGGCAGTGCGTTTCGTCACGCAGTCCTGCCCGTCTTCTCGCTCGTTCTCACGAGCTTCGGGAACTGGGCACTGTTGATGCGGAGCAATAGCATTCAGGTCCTCGGTTCGGACTACCTTCGCGTCGCCCGATTGTCTGGGCTCTCCGAACGCACTATCATAACTCGTTACGTCACTGTCAACGCGATCCTGCCGATGTACACGAACCTCATGATTTCGATCGGATTCCTGTTCGGCGGCTCGGTCGTCCTCGAGCAGATCTTCACGTACGAGGGGCTCGGATACTTCATCTTCGACGCGATCGAACACCGCGATTATCCGCTACTGATGGGGGGATTCCTCATCATTACCGTCGCGGTCGTGACAGCACTGCTTATAGCTGACCTGACGTACTCACGGATCGATCCGCGGACCGCTACTGAAGGAGAGGCACAATGA
- a CDS encoding IclR family transcriptional regulator, with protein MATNAPRTVEAVQRACRIIETLQRQGETGITELSEEVEFSKSTVHGHLATLVDEGWVVKEDHTYRLSLRFLDIAESLKDRIADHDIVREQVRGLAEETGEVVHFGAEESGRVVYMAKSKGNAAVQTESRIGKRMPMHSTSLGKAILAELPRERVEEIVEQHGVEARTENTLTDVEALHENLAEIERRGYSIDDEENIPGVRCIGIAVTVPEADVLGALSISGPSQRMTDDRIENELHEKIAQAANVVEVNSMYA; from the coding sequence ATGGCGACGAACGCCCCTCGAACGGTCGAAGCAGTCCAGCGGGCCTGTCGGATCATCGAGACGCTCCAGCGGCAGGGCGAGACGGGAATCACCGAACTCTCGGAGGAGGTCGAGTTCTCGAAGAGCACCGTCCACGGGCACCTCGCGACGCTCGTCGACGAGGGCTGGGTGGTCAAGGAGGATCACACCTACCGTCTCAGTCTGCGCTTTCTCGACATCGCCGAGTCCCTGAAAGACCGGATCGCCGACCACGACATCGTCAGAGAGCAGGTCCGGGGGCTCGCCGAGGAGACCGGCGAGGTCGTCCACTTCGGTGCGGAGGAGAGCGGTCGCGTCGTCTACATGGCCAAGTCCAAGGGGAACGCCGCCGTACAGACCGAGTCGAGGATCGGCAAGCGGATGCCGATGCACTCGACCTCCCTCGGGAAGGCGATCCTCGCCGAGCTCCCGCGGGAGCGAGTCGAAGAGATCGTTGAGCAACACGGGGTGGAGGCGCGGACGGAGAACACGCTCACCGACGTCGAGGCACTGCACGAGAACCTCGCAGAGATCGAGCGCCGAGGGTACTCGATCGACGACGAGGAGAACATCCCCGGCGTCCGGTGCATCGGGATCGCCGTCACCGTCCCCGAAGCGGACGTGCTGGGCGCGCTCAGCATCTCCGGCCCGTCACAGCGGATGACGGACGACCGGATCGAGAACGAGCTCCACGAGAAGATCGCGCAGGCGGCGAACGTCGTCGAGGTCAACTCGATGTACGCCTAA
- a CDS encoding ABC transporter substrate-binding protein produces the protein MTNAQPSDAQFNPYNPTSNIVDEWATYPLYDRYLRYLPDSDEYETRIVSDYTFDGEQVDLEIGGHGHTWHDGDPVTAEDIYTQLKLWDYVGQEIWSLLDEIEVVDEQTLRLHTDGEVNENILLQNLIWFSANVKSDIFGERLEELENAESEDEVNNLVSKLIDWRLEETVGTGPFKFVEMTPEALIAERYEDYPWADNINYSGYKALPYNEDSVRVQALQSGELDGVSFFVIDEQTQKQLPEHIKRIDVSDFGGYALHFNHDNKHLGKRKVRQAIAHVINRANLVSNIGGQAAGNSPTQYPCGVMGGNLFERIIGEPDGFNSYGPDSTNSEEATALLEEAGYQNEGDAWVGPDGDKLSFELIGPTWNVMATGCETITSQLNRFGINIDLSIIEPATFEERYQNGNYELTYRWWGGGAQRPDPYFSFVLPFSEGNLRSLLNYPEETEVPWPPMEASGTETVNVEDRLAEAATVSGDESTQKLRELAWIYNRDLPNLCITDRFMTQWHNTSEWNLPEDQSSDTGRVIENDDPNMNVMQPYEWLPRKGMLEADPNA, from the coding sequence ATGACAAACGCGCAGCCCTCGGACGCGCAGTTCAACCCTTACAATCCGACGAGTAACATCGTCGACGAGTGGGCGACGTACCCGCTGTACGACCGGTACCTCCGATACCTCCCCGACAGCGACGAGTACGAGACGCGCATCGTTTCGGACTATACGTTCGATGGCGAGCAGGTCGATCTGGAGATCGGTGGCCATGGCCACACCTGGCACGACGGTGATCCGGTCACAGCGGAGGACATCTACACGCAGCTCAAGCTCTGGGACTACGTCGGACAGGAAATCTGGAGCCTCCTTGACGAGATCGAAGTCGTCGACGAGCAGACGCTGCGGCTCCACACCGACGGGGAGGTGAACGAGAACATCCTCCTCCAGAATCTGATCTGGTTCTCGGCCAACGTTAAGAGTGATATTTTCGGAGAGAGATTGGAGGAGTTAGAGAACGCGGAAAGCGAAGACGAGGTGAACAACCTCGTGAGCAAGCTGATCGACTGGCGTCTGGAGGAGACCGTTGGCACTGGCCCGTTTAAGTTCGTCGAAATGACCCCAGAAGCGCTCATAGCCGAGCGGTATGAGGACTACCCGTGGGCGGACAACATCAACTACAGCGGATACAAGGCGTTACCCTACAACGAGGACTCCGTCCGCGTGCAAGCGCTCCAGAGTGGCGAGCTTGATGGGGTGTCTTTCTTCGTCATCGACGAGCAGACCCAGAAACAACTCCCGGAACACATCAAGCGAATCGACGTCTCCGACTTCGGTGGATACGCACTCCACTTCAACCACGACAACAAGCACCTCGGGAAGCGGAAGGTCCGGCAGGCAATCGCCCACGTCATTAACAGGGCGAATCTGGTCTCGAATATCGGTGGACAGGCCGCAGGAAACTCGCCCACTCAGTACCCGTGTGGGGTCATGGGAGGGAACCTCTTCGAACGGATCATCGGCGAACCAGACGGCTTCAACAGCTACGGTCCGGACAGTACCAACTCGGAGGAAGCAACCGCGTTACTGGAGGAGGCCGGCTACCAGAACGAGGGCGACGCGTGGGTCGGCCCCGACGGGGACAAACTGTCCTTCGAGCTGATCGGTCCGACTTGGAACGTTATGGCGACGGGATGCGAGACGATAACCTCGCAACTGAACCGCTTCGGAATCAACATCGACCTCTCCATTATCGAACCGGCTACGTTCGAGGAGCGCTACCAGAACGGCAACTACGAACTGACCTACAGGTGGTGGGGCGGCGGTGCTCAGCGTCCGGACCCGTACTTCAGCTTCGTGCTACCGTTCTCGGAGGGGAACCTACGGTCGCTTCTGAACTACCCTGAGGAGACGGAGGTTCCGTGGCCGCCGATGGAGGCCAGCGGAACCGAGACGGTCAACGTCGAGGATCGACTCGCCGAGGCCGCGACTGTCAGCGGCGACGAATCGACGCAGAAGCTCCGAGAACTGGCGTGGATCTACAACCGTGACCTCCCTAACCTCTGTATCACCGATCGGTTCATGACCCAATGGCACAACACCAGCGAATGGAACTTGCCCGAGGATCAGAGTTCGGACACCGGACGTGTAATCGAGAACGACGATCCCAACATGAACGTCATGCAACCGTACGAGTGGCTGCCGCGGAAAGGGATGTTAGAGGCCGACCCCAATGCGTGA
- the uxaC gene encoding glucuronate isomerase → MGFLTEDYLLESDAAETLYASIESLPIVDPHTHADLSEIVDDDGWDDIWEVEAATDHYVWSMMRKRGVPERKITGDADNREKWTALAEVFPELAGNPTYEWIHLDLRRRFGIEKPISAETADEIWEETKAQLDSRSMRPQALLSEMDVEVLCTTDDPTDDLGYHEAAEGSVDVDVRPTWRIDRALHPGRDSWLQFVEDLEGATGVDTSSLSGFLDALEHTHDRFAEHGCRASDLSLAELVTRPVSQRRARDVYWRALDGRNLSEIEVRDFQAFLIEQVGRLNAEKDWVTQFHIGAVRDYRDELYETVGNDVGGDVSAQSIEIAENLEYFLNEFDGEMEIVLYTVDPTHYPTLTTISRAFPNVSLGPAWWFNDSPYGMEEQLEHMGTVDLLVNHAGMVSDSRKLMSYGSRFEMFRRSLANVLGRMVEKRQMPLAHAEDLATYLAYDRPKSLYGFE, encoded by the coding sequence ATGGGGTTCCTCACCGAGGACTACCTGCTCGAGTCCGACGCGGCCGAGACGCTGTACGCCAGCATCGAGTCGCTGCCGATCGTCGATCCGCACACGCACGCGGACCTGTCCGAAATCGTCGACGACGACGGCTGGGACGACATCTGGGAGGTCGAGGCAGCCACGGATCACTACGTCTGGTCGATGATGCGCAAGCGGGGCGTCCCGGAGCGCAAGATAACCGGCGACGCCGACAACCGGGAGAAGTGGACGGCGCTCGCGGAGGTCTTCCCTGAACTCGCCGGGAACCCGACCTACGAGTGGATCCACCTCGACCTCAGGCGGCGGTTCGGCATCGAAAAGCCGATCTCCGCAGAGACGGCCGACGAGATCTGGGAGGAGACGAAGGCGCAACTCGACTCCCGGTCGATGCGACCGCAGGCGCTCCTGTCGGAGATGGACGTCGAGGTCCTCTGCACGACTGACGACCCGACAGACGATCTCGGCTATCACGAGGCGGCCGAGGGATCGGTCGACGTCGACGTACGACCGACGTGGCGGATCGATCGGGCGCTGCATCCGGGCCGCGACTCCTGGCTGCAGTTCGTCGAGGATCTGGAGGGGGCGACTGGCGTCGACACCTCGTCGCTCTCGGGCTTTCTGGACGCGCTGGAGCACACCCACGACCGCTTCGCCGAGCACGGCTGTCGGGCGAGCGACCTCAGCCTGGCCGAACTGGTCACGCGACCGGTCAGCCAGCGGCGGGCCCGCGACGTCTATTGGCGCGCGCTCGACGGGCGGAACCTCTCGGAGATCGAGGTCCGCGACTTCCAGGCCTTCCTGATCGAACAGGTCGGCCGGCTCAACGCCGAGAAGGACTGGGTGACCCAGTTCCATATCGGCGCGGTCCGGGACTACCGGGACGAACTGTACGAGACCGTCGGGAACGACGTCGGCGGCGACGTCTCGGCCCAGTCGATCGAGATCGCGGAGAACCTGGAGTACTTCCTGAACGAGTTCGACGGCGAGATGGAGATCGTCCTCTACACGGTCGATCCGACCCACTACCCGACGCTGACGACGATCAGTCGCGCCTTCCCGAACGTCAGCCTCGGTCCGGCCTGGTGGTTCAACGACAGCCCGTACGGGATGGAGGAGCAGCTCGAGCACATGGGCACCGTCGACCTCCTCGTGAACCACGCCGGGATGGTCAGCGACTCGCGGAAGCTCATGTCCTACGGCTCTCGCTTCGAGATGTTCCGCCGCTCGCTCGCGAACGTCCTCGGACGGATGGTCGAGAAGAGACAGATGCCCCTGGCCCACGCCGAGGACCTCGCGACGTACCTGGCGTACGACCGCCCGAAGTCCCTCTACGGGTTCGAGTAG